One stretch of Thalassovita sp. DNA includes these proteins:
- the uxaC gene encoding glucuronate isomerase, with the protein MGLLDPNRLFPAEPGLRAIAQRLYDGVRDLPIVSPHGHCDPRWFAENTRFPNPAELFVVPDHYVFRMLVSQGVDLADLGVPRSDGGAAESDPRVIWRRFAAHMHLFRGTPSAIWLNHAFETVFGLTEPLNADTADAYYDHIDAKLAEPEFRPRALFDQFNIEALATTEGALDDLQWHRAIRDSDWQGRVITTYRPDAVVDPDFEGFLENLEAFGALTGEDITTWEGYLNAHRKRRAYFKDFGATASDHGHPTARTEDLPQIEAAALYQMVRTGQATAEEAEAFRGQMLTEMARMSLEDGLVLQIHPGSRRNHSAQVFAGYGRDKGFDIPGRTDYVAALKPMLDAVGMEKDLNIILFTLDETTYGRELAPLAGAYPALRLGPPWWFFDSAEGIRRFRETTTETCGFYNTVGFNDDTRAFCSIPARHDVSRRSDCAFLAQLVGTGRLSEGEATEVAYDLTYRLVKEGYRL; encoded by the coding sequence AAACACGCGGTTCCCAAACCCGGCTGAACTGTTTGTGGTGCCCGACCACTACGTCTTTCGCATGTTGGTGTCCCAAGGGGTGGATCTGGCGGATCTGGGCGTGCCGCGCAGTGATGGCGGTGCTGCGGAAAGCGACCCTCGTGTCATCTGGCGCCGGTTTGCCGCGCATATGCATCTGTTCCGCGGCACGCCCTCTGCGATCTGGCTGAACCACGCCTTTGAGACCGTCTTTGGCCTGACAGAGCCGCTGAACGCGGACACGGCGGATGCCTATTACGATCATATTGACGCCAAACTGGCAGAACCCGAATTCCGCCCCCGCGCGCTGTTTGACCAATTCAACATCGAAGCGCTGGCCACCACTGAAGGTGCCTTGGATGACCTGCAATGGCACCGCGCTATTCGGGACAGCGATTGGCAGGGCCGCGTCATCACCACCTATCGGCCTGATGCCGTGGTGGACCCCGATTTTGAAGGTTTCCTTGAAAACCTTGAGGCGTTTGGCGCGCTGACCGGCGAAGATATCACCACCTGGGAGGGCTATCTGAACGCCCATCGAAAGCGCCGCGCCTACTTCAAGGATTTCGGCGCCACGGCCAGCGATCACGGCCACCCCACCGCGCGGACCGAGGACCTGCCACAGATCGAAGCGGCCGCCCTCTATCAGATGGTGCGCACCGGTCAGGCCACCGCTGAGGAGGCTGAGGCGTTTCGCGGCCAGATGCTGACCGAAATGGCCCGGATGAGCCTTGAGGACGGGCTGGTCCTGCAAATTCACCCCGGTTCCCGCCGCAACCATTCGGCGCAGGTCTTTGCCGGCTATGGCCGCGACAAAGGCTTCGATATCCCCGGCCGCACCGACTACGTCGCGGCGTTGAAGCCGATGCTGGATGCCGTCGGGATGGAGAAAGACCTAAACATCATCCTGTTTACCTTGGATGAAACCACCTACGGGCGCGAACTGGCACCATTGGCAGGCGCCTACCCTGCCCTGCGCCTGGGCCCGCCCTGGTGGTTCTTTGACAGCGCCGAAGGCATTCGCCGCTTCCGCGAAACAACAACCGAAACATGCGGGTTCTACAACACCGTCGGCTTTAACGACGACACCCGCGCCTTTTGCTCGATCCCTGCCCGGCATGATGTGTCACGGCGGTCCGATTGTGCATTTCTTGCCCAACTGGTCGGCACAGGCCGACTGAGTGAAGGTGAGGCAACCGAGGTCGCATACGACCTTACATATCGTCTGGTGAAAGAGGGCTATCGCCTCTGA